The following are from one region of the Acidobacteriota bacterium genome:
- a CDS encoding helix-turn-helix domain-containing protein translates to MSGKAKMKQIKSARKPVTKRERLMTDRESSDLLESASQALAMVQGSKLIGGRISVRQAPAEPRPRNKKDIVQLRERLNFSQGMLARALNVSPSTIQAWEAGRRTPSDAALKLLAIAEKHPEALFDSV, encoded by the coding sequence ATGAGCGGCAAAGCAAAAATGAAGCAGATTAAGTCTGCGCGCAAGCCCGTGACCAAACGCGAACGCCTGATGACGGATAGAGAGTCTTCCGACCTACTTGAATCAGCCAGCCAAGCGCTCGCGATGGTCCAAGGATCAAAACTCATTGGCGGACGGATAAGCGTCCGCCAGGCGCCTGCCGAACCGCGGCCACGAAACAAAAAAGATATAGTTCAGCTTCGAGAGCGGCTCAACTTCTCCCAGGGAATGCTGGCCCGAGCTCTAAACGTTAGTCCCTCGACCATTCAAGCTTGGGAGGCTGGGCGTCGAACTCCAAGCGATGCTGCCTTGAAGTTGCTGGCTATTGCCGAGAAGCACCCCGAAGCCTTATTTGATTCAGTATAG
- the miaA gene encoding tRNA (adenosine(37)-N6)-dimethylallyltransferase MiaA has product MSPERETELIPAVVGPTASGKSELGIELALARNGEIINLDSIQVYREIYIATAKVPIAEQRGVPHHLIDIAEPTENFTAGDYARLAARTIQEVEARHHCAVFVGGTGFYLRALMKPLFEGPPTDPALRDRLVDLRDRHGPEHLHRMLARVDSQAALNLSPRDWSRTMRALEVYLQTGRRISESQPATPPPPELASRVRVIALNPPREELYARINTRANEMFERGLVEEVESLIASGIPSTAKAFQAHGYRRVVEYLDGKRTREDALNQMKLDTRHYAKRQLSWWRSWPGVRWIDRFGDEPEAFEEASRALTDDR; this is encoded by the coding sequence GTGAGTCCCGAGCGCGAAACAGAATTGATTCCCGCCGTCGTAGGGCCCACTGCTTCCGGCAAAAGCGAACTGGGCATCGAGCTGGCTCTGGCCCGCAACGGAGAGATCATCAATCTGGATTCCATCCAGGTTTATCGGGAAATATACATCGCAACAGCTAAAGTCCCTATAGCCGAGCAACGAGGGGTGCCGCATCATCTGATCGACATCGCCGAGCCGACGGAGAACTTCACCGCGGGCGACTACGCACGCCTCGCCGCTCGCACGATCCAGGAAGTCGAAGCTCGTCATCACTGCGCGGTTTTCGTCGGCGGCACGGGCTTCTACTTGCGCGCGTTGATGAAGCCTTTGTTTGAAGGACCGCCGACCGACCCCGCGCTTCGCGACCGGCTTGTTGATTTGCGCGACAGGCACGGCCCGGAGCACCTGCATCGCATGCTCGCGCGCGTTGATTCTCAAGCCGCGTTGAATCTTAGTCCGCGTGATTGGTCGCGTACGATGCGCGCGCTGGAAGTCTACCTTCAAACCGGCCGGCGCATTTCGGAGTCCCAACCGGCGACGCCTCCCCCGCCCGAACTTGCCTCACGCGTTCGGGTGATCGCGCTCAACCCGCCGCGCGAAGAGCTATACGCGCGCATCAACACACGGGCCAATGAAATGTTCGAGCGCGGGCTGGTCGAAGAAGTCGAATCGCTGATCGCCTCGGGCATTCCGTCAACGGCAAAAGCCTTTCAGGCTCACGGCTACCGCCGAGTGGTCGAATATCTCGACGGTAAGCGTACGCGTGAGGATGCGCTCAATCAGATGAAGCTGGACACGCGTCACTACGCCAAGCGACAGCTTAGTTGGTGGCGCTCCTGGCCTGGAGTGAGGTGGATCGATCGATTCGGAGACGAGCCCGAGGCCTTCGAGGAAGCGAGCCGCGCGCTGACCGACGACAGATGA
- a CDS encoding AAA family ATPase, whose amino-acid sequence MFRLEKLEIAGFKSFADRTHLVFGEGITGVVGPNGCGKSNIAEAISWVLGEQSAKNLRGGKMEDVIFNGTRDRKPTGMAEVLLTMVAIEDIAVRDSEGSEKDDEQEYEDALTNAEHAAEAARSLVQEMAPPEPANDAQVALTASPEPATDGQREPALQPGPADLESAGQISTPAELDAGKPEEQNQSGNRALSEDATAETGTSPAVTSHSLDDNESPHEASATVKHEPSPARLELIAVEADQETPKPAERKRTRHHRKRTTIAISAGERITVGRRLYRTGDSDYLMNGRPCLLRDIQDLFAGTGLGGAHYAIIEQGRIGQILSSKPLDRRALIEEAAGITKFKSRKRATELKLESAKQNLTRLNDIISEVERQVNSLKRQAQKARRYRRLREEMRSLLKIIFTADYYRLTEANERVGREFEEARHNQAELDARLSELEAENRTASAHARAAEDHLAELRERAAAVELEADRARNRRAFEEQQINELTARIEELNRDQKSLDERLTQLDSESQRRAAALQELEAEVAAEQADLLARDGAYQEELRRSRDAESDIEQMRQRMLTEIGMTERLRNLGANLEDALRRLDLKQRSLASELERAAARRDEASGEFARVGGEVEGDARLLAELIEQIAGRTSALETLREQASALRSQFEASHARRDSATHRLTSLEDLDAHHAYYSDAVQQVLSREQAARINALGTLADFVEVEPQYERLIESLFARELQSVLVPTIDDALAGVDYIKSEGLGRGAFLVVGLHGGEGDPEDEGREQDDSQVQPSSGIERWLIATDDERDALRTNEEYVPEERQLPAADLTSLDAVVIQLNDETQPLISDSGIEAAAESDDRAARQFDEEAAAHASRFQLDVLRAIDLLGIRPEIKTVVERAFPEKCGAAIVPDMEAALQLSIENASLIYVTYDGDQVAGGRLIVTGTQAGQKGTSLLGLKREIKQLREHAESGAEEERQVSEELTGAEERLRLVEVEASSLDQQLREHEKSAAARNSHLEGLGRDLERAAQHVRVVEAEIEQSSAERAELETRIEQLGVERAAAEASREAVQRSLDEAGSRFIEMRAHVDELAQQVSAVRASVAARAERLHAAKAEMRRTESEAEELRSRINRNRLEMYDSHGRIDTLRTSLEEGAGAAAQFEQERASLGELIATGSEELTSARARTDELEKQLGEQRQASATAHDRRAQIEVERARIESEAEHLTRTCFSELAMSLEDVVTSVELAGSGQWSVASDQLAEAAKLSPDPTVSESSDESHPESELGREQQLATDHQPLTTVDIDAARARHDELRIKLDEMGPVNMMALEELEEADERFGFLTVQRRDILDSIKMTEEALTEIKRRSQERFRHAFTHINENFQRMFVELFGGGRGEMMLIDEDDVMESGIDLIAQPPGKRLQNVLLLSGGEKAMAAIALVLSIFQYRPSPFCILDEVDAPLDEVNVGRFAGKVTEMSSETQFLVITHNKRTMEAARALYGVTMEEPGVSKLVSVKFD is encoded by the coding sequence ATGTTCAGACTCGAAAAACTTGAGATAGCCGGCTTCAAATCTTTCGCGGATCGCACTCATCTCGTCTTCGGCGAAGGCATCACCGGAGTCGTCGGCCCGAACGGCTGCGGCAAGAGTAATATCGCTGAAGCCATCTCTTGGGTGCTGGGCGAGCAGTCCGCCAAAAACCTTCGCGGCGGCAAGATGGAAGACGTCATCTTCAACGGCACCCGCGACCGCAAGCCTACCGGGATGGCCGAGGTGCTGCTCACCATGGTAGCTATCGAAGACATCGCCGTCCGCGACAGCGAAGGCTCGGAAAAAGACGACGAGCAAGAATACGAAGACGCGCTGACCAACGCAGAACACGCCGCCGAAGCCGCGCGCTCGCTGGTTCAAGAGATGGCTCCGCCGGAACCCGCTAACGATGCTCAAGTGGCGCTAACAGCTTCGCCCGAGCCCGCGACCGACGGTCAACGTGAGCCGGCTCTGCAACCGGGACCCGCTGACCTGGAGAGCGCCGGGCAGATTTCGACTCCTGCCGAGTTGGACGCTGGAAAACCAGAAGAGCAAAACCAATCTGGCAACCGCGCACTGTCCGAGGACGCAACCGCCGAGACGGGGACATCGCCGGCGGTAACTTCGCACTCGCTCGATGATAACGAATCACCTCATGAAGCATCAGCGACTGTGAAACACGAGCCGTCGCCGGCGCGGCTTGAACTCATCGCCGTCGAAGCCGATCAAGAAACACCGAAGCCTGCCGAGCGCAAACGCACTCGTCATCATCGCAAGCGCACGACGATAGCCATCTCCGCCGGCGAACGCATAACAGTAGGCCGCCGCCTCTATCGCACCGGCGATAGCGACTACCTGATGAACGGGCGGCCGTGTTTGCTTCGTGACATCCAGGACTTGTTCGCGGGCACCGGGCTCGGCGGGGCCCATTACGCCATCATCGAGCAGGGCCGAATAGGACAGATTCTTTCGTCCAAGCCGCTCGACCGTCGAGCGCTGATTGAAGAAGCGGCCGGAATAACCAAGTTCAAATCGCGAAAGCGCGCCACCGAGCTCAAGCTCGAATCCGCGAAGCAGAATCTTACAAGGCTCAACGACATCATCAGCGAAGTCGAACGTCAGGTGAACAGCCTCAAGCGCCAGGCACAAAAGGCGCGCCGATATCGGCGGCTCCGGGAAGAAATGCGCTCGCTGCTGAAGATCATTTTTACCGCCGATTATTATCGACTGACTGAGGCGAACGAGCGAGTTGGAAGAGAGTTTGAAGAAGCCCGGCACAATCAGGCGGAACTGGATGCGCGGCTATCGGAACTCGAGGCCGAAAACAGGACGGCGTCAGCTCACGCGCGCGCGGCGGAAGATCATTTGGCAGAGTTGCGCGAGCGCGCGGCGGCGGTCGAGCTTGAAGCGGACCGCGCTCGCAATCGGCGCGCATTCGAGGAGCAGCAGATCAATGAACTGACCGCCCGAATCGAGGAGCTCAATCGCGATCAGAAGTCGCTCGATGAACGGCTCACGCAGCTCGACTCGGAATCGCAGCGTCGAGCGGCCGCTCTCCAAGAACTCGAAGCTGAGGTAGCCGCCGAGCAAGCCGACCTGCTCGCGCGCGATGGCGCATACCAGGAAGAGCTGAGGCGCTCGCGGGATGCCGAGAGCGATATCGAGCAGATGCGCCAGCGGATGCTCACCGAGATCGGTATGACCGAGCGGCTTCGAAACCTCGGCGCTAATCTCGAAGATGCGCTCAGACGATTGGATCTGAAACAACGAAGCCTGGCCAGTGAGCTCGAGCGGGCTGCCGCGCGGCGGGATGAGGCTTCGGGCGAGTTTGCCCGCGTTGGAGGCGAAGTCGAGGGTGACGCCAGGCTTCTTGCGGAGCTGATTGAACAAATCGCGGGACGCACGTCCGCTCTGGAGACGCTTCGCGAACAGGCGTCGGCCCTCCGCTCACAGTTTGAAGCCTCGCACGCCAGACGCGACTCTGCCACGCACAGGTTAACGTCACTCGAAGACCTCGACGCGCATCACGCTTACTATTCGGACGCGGTTCAGCAAGTTCTTTCGCGGGAGCAGGCCGCGCGCATAAATGCGCTCGGAACGCTCGCCGACTTTGTCGAGGTCGAGCCTCAATATGAGCGCCTGATCGAGAGCCTGTTCGCGCGCGAGCTGCAAAGCGTTCTGGTCCCTACCATTGATGACGCGCTGGCTGGAGTCGACTACATCAAGAGTGAAGGACTGGGCCGAGGCGCCTTCCTGGTCGTTGGCCTGCATGGCGGCGAAGGGGATCCTGAAGACGAAGGTCGTGAACAAGACGATTCACAGGTGCAACCATCCAGCGGGATTGAACGGTGGCTGATTGCGACTGATGACGAACGCGACGCGTTGCGAACTAACGAAGAGTACGTGCCTGAAGAGCGGCAACTGCCTGCCGCCGATCTCACATCGCTTGACGCCGTGGTGATTCAGCTCAACGATGAGACCCAGCCGCTGATCTCCGACTCCGGAATTGAAGCGGCGGCGGAATCAGATGATCGCGCCGCCCGGCAGTTTGATGAGGAGGCCGCGGCGCACGCTTCGCGCTTTCAACTCGACGTGTTGCGCGCAATCGATTTGCTCGGGATTAGACCCGAGATCAAGACGGTGGTCGAGCGCGCGTTCCCGGAAAAGTGCGGGGCCGCGATTGTGCCCGACATGGAAGCCGCGCTTCAACTGTCGATTGAAAACGCATCCCTGATCTATGTGACCTATGACGGCGATCAGGTCGCGGGCGGCAGGCTGATCGTTACCGGCACGCAAGCGGGGCAAAAGGGCACCTCGCTTCTGGGCTTGAAGCGTGAGATCAAACAGCTTCGAGAACACGCGGAGAGCGGCGCCGAAGAAGAGCGGCAAGTGTCCGAGGAACTGACCGGCGCCGAAGAGCGCCTGCGTCTGGTCGAAGTCGAAGCCTCGTCGCTGGACCAGCAGCTTCGCGAGCACGAAAAATCGGCGGCCGCGCGCAACTCGCATCTGGAAGGACTCGGGCGCGACCTGGAACGCGCCGCGCAGCACGTTCGAGTCGTCGAAGCCGAAATCGAGCAGTCGTCCGCGGAGCGCGCGGAACTCGAGACTCGCATCGAACAACTCGGCGTGGAGCGGGCGGCAGCGGAAGCTTCGCGGGAGGCGGTGCAACGGTCGCTCGACGAGGCAGGGTCGCGCTTCATCGAAATGCGCGCGCACGTCGACGAGTTAGCCCAGCAAGTGTCCGCCGTCCGCGCGTCGGTTGCAGCGCGCGCCGAAAGGTTGCACGCAGCCAAAGCTGAAATGCGGCGGACGGAGAGCGAGGCCGAAGAACTCAGATCGAGAATCAATCGCAACCGGCTGGAAATGTACGACAGCCACGGCCGCATCGACACGTTGAGGACTTCGCTCGAGGAGGGCGCGGGCGCCGCGGCGCAATTCGAACAGGAGCGAGCGTCGCTCGGTGAGCTCATCGCCACCGGCAGCGAAGAACTCACGTCTGCGCGAGCGCGAACAGACGAGCTTGAAAAGCAGTTAGGTGAGCAGAGGCAGGCGTCGGCGACAGCACACGATCGTCGAGCCCAAATCGAAGTCGAGCGGGCAAGGATCGAGTCCGAAGCCGAGCACCTGACCAGGACCTGTTTCTCGGAACTGGCGATGTCGCTCGAGGACGTCGTGACCAGCGTTGAGCTGGCCGGCAGTGGTCAGTGGTCAGTGGCCAGTGACCAGTTGGCCGAGGCCGCGAAACTGTCGCCTGACCCGACGGTTTCTGAGAGTAGCGACGAGAGCCATCCCGAATCTGAGTTGGGTCGTGAACAACAACTGGCCACTGATCACCAGCCACTGACCACTGTGGATATCGATGCGGCGCGCGCTCGTCACGATGAGTTGCGCATCAAGCTCGACGAGATGGGGCCAGTCAACATGATGGCGCTCGAAGAGCTTGAAGAAGCCGACGAGCGCTTCGGGTTCTTGACCGTGCAGCGGCGCGACATACTCGATTCGATTAAGATGACAGAGGAGGCGTTGACCGAAATCAAGCGGCGCTCGCAAGAGCGATTCCGCCACGCGTTCACTCATATCAACGAGAACTTCCAGCGCATGTTCGTCGAGTTGTTCGGCGGCGGCCGCGGCGAGATGATGCTCATCGACGAGGACGACGTGATGGAGTCGGGCATAGACCTGATCGCCCAGCCGCCGGGCAAGCGCTTGCAGAACGTGCTGCTGCTTTCGGGAGGCGAGAAGGCAATGGCCGCGATCGCGCTGGTGCTTTCGATCTTCCAATACCGGCCGTCGCCTTTCTGCATACTTGACGAAGTTGATGCGCCGCTGGACGAAGTGAACGTCGGCCGCTTCGCCGGAAAGGTCACAGAGATGAGCAGCGAAACCCAGTTCCTGGTCATCACTCACAACAAGCGCACGATGGAGGCGGCCCGCGCGCTGTACGGCGTTACGATGGAAGAGCCCGGCGTGTCAAAGCTGGTTTCAGTGAAGTTCGATTAG
- the rsmI gene encoding 16S rRNA (cytidine(1402)-2'-O)-methyltransferase — translation MAGTLYIVATPIGNLEDITLRALRVLKEVDLIACEDTRHSRKLLARYQISKPTVSYHQHNERERTAELIKKLEAGVNIALVSDAGTPLISDPGLHIVREAIEREITVVPIPGPSALVTAFSVAGLSTAEFTFVGFLPSRRPARRARLKELAGIKSALILYEAPHRIRIAIIDAREALGDRECVIARELTKLHEEFVRGRLSEIEVPEGSARGEIVLLIGPPVQGHAKQTAGEATRSMAEEVEHLINAEGLDRKTALKRVARERGIGKSEAYRLMIAERAKE, via the coding sequence ATGGCAGGCACTTTGTATATCGTCGCTACGCCGATAGGCAATCTTGAGGACATCACCCTTCGCGCGCTGCGCGTGCTCAAAGAGGTCGACCTCATCGCCTGCGAAGACACCCGGCACTCGCGAAAGCTGCTGGCTCGCTATCAAATCTCAAAGCCAACCGTAAGCTATCACCAGCACAATGAACGTGAGCGCACGGCCGAACTTATCAAGAAGCTTGAAGCCGGTGTGAACATCGCGCTCGTATCTGATGCCGGAACCCCTCTGATCTCAGATCCGGGCCTTCACATCGTGCGCGAGGCCATCGAGCGGGAGATTACGGTTGTGCCGATTCCGGGGCCCTCGGCTCTGGTGACAGCGTTTTCGGTAGCTGGGCTTTCGACCGCGGAGTTCACTTTTGTAGGATTTCTACCTTCGCGGCGGCCAGCGCGACGAGCGCGGCTCAAGGAGCTTGCGGGGATTAAATCAGCGTTGATCTTGTACGAGGCTCCCCACCGGATCAGAATCGCAATCATTGATGCGCGCGAAGCCCTTGGCGACCGCGAATGTGTGATTGCGCGCGAGCTGACGAAGCTGCACGAGGAGTTTGTGCGAGGCCGGCTTTCTGAGATAGAAGTGCCCGAAGGCTCGGCTCGCGGCGAGATCGTCTTGTTGATTGGGCCGCCGGTTCAAGGTCACGCGAAACAAACCGCGGGGGAGGCAACTCGCTCGATGGCCGAGGAGGTCGAACATTTGATCAATGCCGAAGGACTCGATCGGAAGACCGCGCTCAAGCGTGTTGCCCGCGAACGAGGGATCGGCAAGAGCGAAGCTTACAGGCTGATGATCGCTGAGCGCGCTAAGGAGTAA
- a CDS encoding energy transducer TonB: MTFTGNQTVEGAKARRGRLWESLGPLWLILLLTIDVQVTAMAQSGAGGVRAGGREYGVNLTFAVYQYDAGRSPVLQELTRLSGTYSTAQEEIAYLKDKNKLEELAVRHVRSVGLRSGETFNDAVLLGPEYMVFTVTPRDVVRGYMKLDLRVRYANEPLLEVKGVEFDNYETVMLRGGKGMFGVKYFVGGGGGQESVPVERTLLVSVTPEIVPVTNLRNRPGELSHPVDEYGGPIRSNQSDRFTPPVALERVAPQFEAGRSVRGAVLLGGVVTPEGKIVNIRVLRSLDPVIDERAVEAFRQYKFSPALLNGKPVFATYREELTFAAAPPSLLEIEEEQRKQRELEKEREKQKRKKP, encoded by the coding sequence ATGACGTTTACGGGAAATCAAACCGTGGAGGGCGCAAAGGCGCGCAGGGGCCGTCTCTGGGAATCTCTGGGTCCTCTGTGGTTGATTCTATTGTTGACGATTGACGTCCAGGTAACCGCAATGGCGCAAAGCGGAGCCGGCGGCGTGCGCGCCGGGGGCCGCGAATACGGCGTGAATCTCACATTCGCCGTCTATCAGTATGACGCCGGGCGTTCGCCCGTACTGCAAGAACTGACGCGACTGTCGGGCACCTATTCGACCGCTCAAGAAGAAATCGCCTACTTGAAGGACAAGAACAAGCTCGAAGAGCTCGCCGTCCGTCACGTTCGGTCGGTCGGTCTGCGAAGCGGCGAGACATTCAACGACGCGGTCCTGCTTGGTCCCGAATACATGGTTTTCACGGTGACGCCGCGCGACGTGGTCCGCGGCTACATGAAGCTCGACCTGCGAGTGCGCTACGCGAATGAACCGCTGCTCGAGGTCAAAGGTGTTGAGTTCGATAACTACGAAACGGTGATGCTGCGCGGCGGCAAAGGCATGTTCGGCGTGAAGTATTTCGTCGGCGGGGGCGGAGGCCAGGAAAGCGTGCCCGTCGAGCGCACTTTGCTGGTGTCGGTAACACCCGAAATCGTTCCCGTCACAAACCTGCGGAATCGACCCGGGGAGTTGTCGCATCCGGTTGATGAATACGGCGGCCCGATTCGTTCGAACCAGAGCGACCGCTTCACTCCTCCAGTGGCGCTCGAACGCGTGGCGCCGCAGTTTGAAGCCGGCCGCAGCGTTAGGGGAGCCGTGTTGTTAGGCGGCGTGGTCACACCCGAGGGGAAGATAGTCAACATCCGGGTGCTGAGATCGCTCGACCCGGTGATAGACGAGCGCGCAGTGGAAGCGTTCCGCCAGTACAAGTTCTCTCCGGCGCTTTTGAACGGCAAGCCTGTGTTCGCGACCTACCGCGAAGAACTGACGTTTGCGGCGGCTCCTCCGTCACTATTGGAAATCGAAGAGGAACAGCGCAAGCAGCGCGAGTTGGAGAAGGAACGCGAGAAGCAGAAGCGAAAGAAGCCGTGA